The sequence AGCTTATTAGGAAGTGGAGCTCATCTCTGAGCACCATTAAAGCTTCACGACGGCATGTAATGACATGATCACAGCTGTACTGTCCAGTACATCCGACTGTTCTCTATTTGAGGTGCCTTTGGACTTGGGACAGCACTTGTAAAACaaaaactcctcctcctcctggctgtgTTTGTAAGTTCAGTTTGATAAAGGGATCAGAAAGTGGCCATGTATTTCTGGGTGAATTTTGCATTCAAAACTGAAGTTGTTCAACCTTTTGCCTTGTGCATCGTACGTACAGCGCCTTGTGCACACTCTCACTCCGTGTACTCTGCCTGTCACCTTATTGCTTGAATGTTAAGTGATCAGAGACTAAAACAAAGGTACAACAATTTCTCAGGAGATGCGATTAGAGAATCAAAGAGGAGTCTGCCCAGTAGTGACTATGAATGAGGTTATAAGGTCGCATTTCCTGATATTAttttacagaaaggaaaaaaaatactttgtggCTCTGGATTCTCTGTTTCTCCATTGCAAAGGGTTACCTTAAAACAGAGGAAGAGGCAGCTTGCCCAGCTTGTTCATTTCCATTGACAGTAAAGGGAGAAAATCAGTAAACCCCTTGGCAAGCCACAGCCCACATACTTAAATCTTGGAGCTAAAAGCTCATGTTACTGTGCATCCTGGTACAACTCAGATGGAGCTGAATCTAGTCTCTGTGCTTTATAAACAGGGCTAGGAAAATGTCATCAGAGATTTGAAACTATTAGCCAGGGGCCAGCCTGAAAATGTGAGAAGGTGGGCATCTGCAGGGTAAAAGGGCAGCTCCCTAGTGTGGAGTGGTAGCcaacccccattccctccctggctctgggattcTTACTAATGtgcagctcagggctgggtggtagggGTCTGGTAAATGTGAAGCtgctggaagggagaaggatTTGCCTGTCTGGAGAACCTCCTGCCTATTGCAAGGAAAGGGGGTTTGTGCTgctgtgctgcttcccacagccatcTTGGTTTGTGCCCTCCCTACTGCAGAGGACTGGAGCACCCAACTTGAAATTGACGTGGTTCTTGAGTTTTCCTGAGGTGCTGAGACTGAATGCTTGAATCTGATCCACCTGGTCTTAATTTCATGATGTTGTTGAAAAGAACtcttccctgcagcagcagaggcactggAAAAGTCTCTCAGCAGATTCAGGAAGATGCTCCTGCATCAGTTCGTACTCTACTCCAAGTTGAAAAGTTTATGGTcctgtccccccttccccctcccccaaataaaaGCTACTAAGGGTTACAGAGGGGTCAAGGAGTGGTCCCTGGTGAACCTTCTGAGACACGTGGGGGCCTCCAATCAGTCTGTTAAGGGTCACTACAGGCTTTCCCTCTTAAGAAGCTCATAGCCGAGGAGAACAgcacccttctggccttggaatctactgCAGGCATCTAATGTCTCCCCTTGTTGAAAATGGGCCCCAGGACTTCCCCCAAATCATTTTCAGAGCAGGTCTTTTAGCAAAACAGCCAGTCTTGATCATCTGGCTTCTCCTCCCAGCCCTCCACGAATCTGCGACAGTCAGAGGAGCAGGGgtcctgagtgtgtgtgtgcacggggagcagggtgggagctgTGCACCCCAGGAGAGTGATTACGCAGTGACGGTAATTGTCTCCTGCTCTTGTCCTCTCACTGGGGTCTGGCGTTGTCATGTGTGAAGCATAGTGgtggtgacccccagttcttaATGTCTGAATTTACAAATAGTGTCTCTGCTTCACTTCAGTATtgcaggggctggttctctctgttGTGGTGGTTTGACATTTACATTGCAAtagtccctcaaggccacagcCAGGCTGGTCCcccttgtggtaggtgctgtgcaaacgCACAGACCCTGGAGAGTCGAGCTCAGCTTTGTGGTCTGGCTCTGcaggaaaaagagagggagacCATGTCCgcactgggcagcagcagcagctgtgtaaCTGACAcataggcccttttgaaaatgttgctctTGGTCTCTCGCGGACACATTGTGCTGTGCAGTGCGTGTTGGGGCTGATGATCCATAACAGGGCCCCTGCTGAAAATGTTTAACAACTCATCATGTTTGATCACAACCAAGTCATCTCAGACCTGGGGGTAGGTCTCAGCTTGGAGAACTCGCTCCTTTTCTTACAAAGTGGCACAATAATAGACATGAGGAGCTTCAGTCAATGCCTTTGTTTGTAGGGTGTCAGAATTCGGGAGCTGAATGTCCAGTTCAGGTAAACGTGGAGGGGGGAATTCTACCTTGGCACTAAACCTAACCCACTAATATTGGAGCTGGTATGACTTTAGAAAATGGGGCATGTAGGGGTCACAGTTGGGCTTataatggaaaaggtacagagaaaggcaacaaaaatgatcagatgGATGGAACAGCtaccctatgaggagagattaaaaagacaggggCTTGTCAGTCTAGAGAAGAGATGACCAAGGGGGactatgattgaggtctataaagtcatgactggtgtggagcagTGGCTCTCGACCTTTTGAGACTACTGTGCCCATTTCAGGAGTCGGGTTTGTCTTGTGCAGCCCCAAGTTTCACCGcccttaaaaacgacttgcttacaaaatcagacctaaaaatacagaagtgtcacagcacactagtgcTGAAAAATGgccgactttctcatttttaccatgtaattataaaatcaatgattggaatataaatattgtacttgcatgtCAGTGTATcgtctatagagcagtataaaccagtcattgtatgaaattttagtttgtactgactccactagtgctttttatgttgcctgttataaaactaggcaaatatctagatgagtagatgggttcctggaggacaggtccatcgatggctattagccaaggtggtcaagGACGGAACCCCACGCCCCAGGTGTCcctgaacctctgactgccagatgctcgGACTGGGCAACAGGATGAATCACTCAATGAATTGCCCTTTTCCACTTATTCCCTCTGACCCGTCTTGCCCCAGCCACTGTTGGAGgacactgggctacatggaccattggtctggtcCACTGGGGCCATTCCTATGTTAAAATATCTTACTTTGTTTgcatggtttctgctgctgccagcACCCAGGCTGGCGGGATGCACGTTAGACCCAGTAGTCGAGGCCTGGCTTTGCGTTGGTTCAGGCAGAGTGCAGGAACATCACAGCTGCATGGATCAAAGGCCCACACCGGCTGGCTGCCTCAAGAAGGAAATTGAAACCTTATCTATTCATGCAAGCTATTCGCTTCAAGGGTTTCTCTAGAGGAAGCTTATATAATGGGAAAAACATCATGGTGCACTTGGACTGTTACTTCACGGCGAGCATTAATTTCGGGGGGGAAAGGGTTTGTCTCAGGACCTAGTAAATACAGACCTCCTGGATCTATTCTTGCATTCGAACCTCTAGGGACCTCCCAGAGCAACAGTGTTTGCTGGTGCTGTCTGCCCTGCTGCATCCCTGAAAAATGTAGTGGCACAGGCCTGCCCTTGGTTCCCAGGAATTTTGCTCTGGATTGTCCAGGAGAAGCCCTAGGCTCTCTCGCTGTGCTCCGTCCACCAGGTGCCTCTCCACATTCACGCAGCCTAGTGGGGAAGGTTCTAGACAGAGTCTTGAGATCTGGGctcagttccttgctctgcccCAGAGGTCCAGTGTCACTGAGGTGGAGTTGTCAAAGGCAGCTGAGAGAGTTCAGGCACCCAGTTCCCACTGAAACTCCAGAGGAGTTGGCCACTGAGAATCCCACCCATAACCTCTCTGGGCTCCATTACCAACCTGCAAAATGGGGATCGTATTCCCTTTCTctcaccctgtgtctgtcttgtctctgcCGATAGAAAGCTCtcttgggcagggactgtctctgtgcagTGCTTTGGGCACCACTGGTTGAGGAATAGTGATGCTGGcattagaccaatggtccatctagcccaatatcccgTCTCTCACGGtgtccagtgccaggtgcttctggcagttggaggttgaGGGGTACCCGGAgcgtggggttgcatccctgacagtcttggctaacagccatcgaTGGGCCcgtcctccatgaacgtatctaactCTCTTTGGAGCCCAGTtctgcttttggccttcacagtgtCCCCGGCAGTGACTGTGAGTTGTTCCACGGCTTGAAGCAgcacttccctttgtttgttttcagcATATGACCCCCCTCGCTTTGTGTCATGTGacgcttccttattcactttcactttctccacaccagtcctgTTTCCATAGCTTCGACCACATCCCCCCCGAGCGTtgcttttccaagctgagcagtccccgtccttttaatctctcctcacagggCAGCTGTTCTATACCCCGAGCAGTTTTTCTTGCCCCTCTCTGTACCTCTTCCCATTCTCAtgtattttttgagatgggatgaccagaactgcacacacggttcaaggtgtgtgtgtgtaccatggattcatatagtggccttgtgatattttctgttttatgatctatccctttcctaatggttcctaacattctgttcacttttttggctgATTTTTCtgattgagcggatgttttcagagaactagccgtGATGATGCCAAGTTCTCCTCCTTGAGTgagaacagctaatttagacccatcgtTCTGTAtgcatagctgggattatgttttccagcgtgcatgactttgcacttagACTGAGTCTCAAggtgccattttgttacccagttttGGGAGATCCCTCTGTAACTATTCACAGTCAGCATTGGACTTACCTATCTTgggtaattttatatcatctgcacatttttccagttctctgttcgctcccttttccagatcatttatgaatacgttgaacatTGTTGGTCCCCGTACAGACCCTTGGGGGGCCTTGCTGTTGCAGGGTTATCGCACCATTTCCGTTAGAAGCCCCAAGGGTCCTGTTTTGATTGACGCACGTGCTGGGGGTAGTTGACAGCTACATTAGCAGTGGAGGAGTTTGCGGCAAAGACCTGAGTTTGCTTTGTGCTGAAGCTGAGTGGACTCTCAGCCCAGGAGTCTGGGCTAGAGCTTGCTCTGGGTTAGCCCCTCCACACTGGGGAGGAAGCAGGACTTGTGGTGCAGGCTAAGCATGCCTGGTGTCCTGCTGCAGTTCACTCTAGCagctgggaaggaaggagacAAAGGGTGTGATGGGCAGAAGGAGCAGAGGCCCTTGTGCAGACActgcagcgttccagggaggaacAGGCCACACCCATGAGGTTCCTGTGAGCTGGGCTCCCGGTCCATGTAGGTACTGCAGAGAGCCGTCCTGCCTGCGCCGGGAGCCGTGTGGGCTCCAGGCAAAGGGCCGCTCTTCAGGGGCCTGTCTGTCAGACCTTCCATTTTCCCCACGCTCTCTTCCCTGCCCCACTGAACCCGAGGAGCAGTTTGCCTCTTTCCACACACAGGCTGTGCACAGTGCCAAGGACCCGGAGTTCTCCACTCGCCGATGCCGCTCGCTGTGTCTCCACCAGCTGTTCAGACCCTGAATATCCATCACTTGCCAGCAACAGGCTTCAAAAACGTCGTCTTGAGTCTGGATCCCTGGTTGCTCTGCGGGGCCCGGCACAGAACTGCTGCCACACCTGGAACGAACTGGCTCCTGTGCTACCCATCCCCCCAGGGGCCCCGGCCCAAATGGGCCGTGGTGCCTGGACTGcccgggggaggggagctgacACCCGCTGCCCAGGGTGCTGTGCCTGCTCAGTGGATAATCAGAGGGCCTCAGTCTTCAGGACTGTCTCCACCCGGCATCTCTCACCAGCCCTGGCAGGGGGTGCAAGGATCGCTGGCAAGGGCAGTGGGAGCTTTAGCCAAATCAGAGGGGTGACGGGGAAACAGTATTGTCTAGGCCCCCGTACCAGCCCTTTGCAGACCAAGTGCAGGAAGGTCTGGGGAGAGCAGTGGCAGTGCCGGAGGGGCCAAGCTCTGCCTCGCTCGGCCAAGCAGCAACCTGCGGGGATTTCATGGGGCGCTTtgctgagggcagggccaggggatggAATGAAGATGGAGAGACTTGAGGTGGGTAGCAGGAAGGCGTTAGTCCTTGATGGGGTTCTTCAGGGTGGGATGGGAGGAGCTGTGCCTGGAGTTGCACAGCCTTGCCCTGGGGAGCAGGCTGTAGGATCAGCCTTGCTCTGGCTGGGGACTGGGTTGGCTGGAACAGGCCTCTTCCCCCTCATTGACTTCTGGGTGTAACGTACCTCGAGTATGTGCTGGGACAGAAAGGGAGCCCAGGCCTCTGGTCTGATGGGCCTTGCAGTGTCCGGCTCGTGAACCGGGCAGGGAGATCCTGTGGAATAGCTAGATCTGGGAGAGGCTGGATCAGAGAGCCCAGATGGCTTGGGGCTGGCATCCTCTGCTGGGCCCAACTTCCTGCGTCAGCTGCATTGGTGGGTGGCATGTGCTGTGATTACCCTCAGCTGCCAGTGGGCAAACACGGGGCAGGGCCCAGCCTCATGCAGGGCTGGGGTCTCAGGGTTATCCTAAAATGGCCTGGCAGAGAGGAGCATGTTTAAATCTGACTGAGCCGTTCTGGGTGTGCGTAGATGtggattctgttcctagctctctGGTCACTCCGCCCCTGCTGGGAAACCTTGTACCTTCGTTCCAGGGTGTTGAACGCTTCAGTGCTCCTTTGCGGATGACACTAGATATGACCCACAGGAAGAGCCCCCTATgagcctcccccctccctgttgcAGGGCAGAAAGGGTGGGCATATCTAGGTGCCATTTCTGGTGGTTCACGCTGCCTGCCCATGTTACTGCACCCAGAGGGCTGGCGGGGTGCGATACTACGTGATGTGGCCTTGCTCTGACCTCCCAGAAGCTGATGGTGGGGTCTCTGGGCCTGAGCGGGGAGCAGCCACCCTGGTTACTCCAAGGAGCTGAGCATGGCTGAATTCCCCAGGGAGCACGTGCCccaccagcccagctctgccttaTGCTTCCCTTTGCAGATGGCTTCCGCTACCGACTCCCGCTATGGCCAGAAGGAATCCTCAGATCAGAACTTTGACTACATGTTCAAGATCCTGATCATCGGGAACAGCAGCGTGGGGAAGACCTCGTTCCTGTTCCGGTACGCTGATGACTCCTTCACTCCCGCCTTCGTCAGCACCGTCGGCATCGACTTCAAAGTCAAAACCATCTACAGGAACGAGAAGCGCATCAAGCTGCAGATCTGGGTAGGGGCCGTGGTCGCTGCACGCTCTGGCGGGTGGGGGATGCAGTGAGGGAGGCTCTGTGGTTCTGTATGTCACGTGTGGGGCAGCCATCCGGGTCAGGAGACATGCACTGACACCTCCCCggtccagccagcccctccaggGCTAGGGTGATAACCCAGAGTCCTGGGCAGGCCTCAGTCTGGGTAGTCACGTTTGGCCACCCTCGACTTCCCTGCGGCTTAGACTGGCCCCCTGGCCGTGGCTGCTGCATGGTGTGCCTGGCTCAGCACGGctggtgtcaaagttagaatcaggactcacaatttgtcagaccactctatttattagcgcagcgctccgccaataacattcagaatatgtgagtggccatgcaaggcccaaacagtcttatttatacagataaaagagcgggaatttagacaaagggacaaagaaatcaaaacagtaaaattcacctggggcacagcatgcatatcctatttccttattaactgttatcgatctaaggctaatgcttcaccaattgcccttaaacggtgcaattgttctgtgttaatgtctgtattcctgacacctgtttgcaacattccaacaactttgcttaaaggtacagacaacatttctttaatcctttctattcttactatataattcattctactttcacactggtGTGTTCTCCCCAGGCCGTTGGTGGGCAGTCCATGGTGGGCATCATGGGATCGGTGCGTGCTGGGGGAGATCTTCATGGAATGATAACCTGCCCAGAGTGTTTTCCGAAGGGCAGACATCATGTGGGTGACACCGGTTCTGGTTTCTTTAAAGCTCATTCTCTCCAGGACACAGCTTGCTAATTAACAGCTTCCACGAAGCATGAGCCTCCTACATCTGCtgccagccctctgccctccccacagcccccttgcCCATGGTGGCCTGGCAGACTGACCCATTCAGAAGAGGGGTCCTGGTATGCTGGGGGACTGGGGTCTGTGTGGGACAGTGGTGGCTGTGGCCTATTCTGCCTCCTAGGACCTGAGCACCCCGCACTCAGGGCTGTTCTAAGCCCAGCTCGAGAGCATTGCCTCTCCCAGCTCCTCCACCAAGCGGGCCCCTGCAGAGTGATCCTGGGCTGCCCCTTGCTCTGCACCCCAGGGCTGTCAgcaacacacccacacaccctctGACACGCCAGGCTCCTAACATGGAAGGCTCCATTGAGCCATTAGCCCTAGGCCTTGGCTCCAGGATGCTCAGAGGTGGCCTCATGCTCCACGGACAGCGTGTGGCATAAAGAAACAGTGCCGTGTGCTGACAGGCTTCCTGCCTCCCTGGGGAGGCTAGATACCAATTAGCACATAGCTTAATCACAGAAGGGCCCGGAACAGTCTAAACAGCAGAGCTGAAGGAGCAGCTGGAGCGACAGATTTAGCTGCGGTGGCTTTGCCCTCGTTACCGTGGGATGTGAAATGCTGCTGCACGGCTCTGAGGTGCCTGCTGCAGTGGTGAAAGGCTCTGGGTGCTGGAGCCTGAGCAACACGGAGCCTGGTGACTCTTGGGCGAGCGGAGAGGGGTCTCTGGGCACACGCGCCAATTCCCAGCCTAACGAAGCCGCTGCCCTGGGAGTGCAGAGTGGGGGTTAATTTTCAGGAGAGCCGAGTTCAGGGTGCTTTGCTGGGGCCGCGTTCAGCTTCCCTCAGTAGCATTGCAGACAGCAGAACGGTCCCTTGCTGGGAGGCAATACGTGCCAAAATGGGACCACTCGGACTCCTCCTGCCAGGGGTGGGGTTTGCCCCTGCTGTCAGGAACCAGGGGGCCGAAGCCAGATTGAGGTGCTTCCCCACCTCTGCCTGCCCCTGCGGagaggtctggggcagggccccctCCGCACGGATCCCCAGGGCAGGGTCTGGCCTGACGTCTCAGGTGGGATGTGGAGCTCAGATCCCGGCTGGTCAGTAGCAGCGGCAGGGCCTTCATTCCTAGGCCCTGGGCCCAGCTTCTTCTCAAACTGAGCACATTCCTTTAGCCCTGAGTCCGAGTCCTGCGGGTTGGAGCCAGTGCACCGgctccaccccaccctgctcGTTGCAGTGGCTGGGGGGGATGTGCAGGAGCTGAAGGACTGTGCATGGGGGGAGCTGTGATGGCCTGGAGCACGTGTGTGGGATGTCTTAACAGCAATGGCTGgaggtctggggcagggactgtggggcTCAGAGacatgtggggcaggggggtccAGCAGCAATGGCtggagggcaggggctgtgggggtgtctCAGCAGCAATGGCTGGAggcctggggcaggaactgtgggGCTCAGAGACACGgcgggggggtggtggtggtccagcagcagtggctggaggggtccatggggcagggggtctcTCAACAATGGctggaggcctggggcagagggtgcagtGACCTGAGGGGCCATGGAGGAGGTGTCTGCAGGCATCTCTCTGACACttgctggccccagccctgccctcccgcGGTGCAGCCGCAtgcagggctgggaagggagggcCGCTGGGCCCACCAGCTCTGGCTGCGAGAGTTGCCCACACGAGGCAGCAAACCAACCACTgcctgtccctggagctgggcgcGGAGTGTGGGACCAGGCTCCATTTGGCATAGGGATGGGTTTCTATGGCGAATCGCAGGCAGCTCCGCTGCAGGCTTGACTGAGCCTCCCAGCTGCCCTGGGAGTCCCCAGTGACAGGGAGTCatggtcccccccccccatccctgctcctgagCAGGGCTCCCTGGAGGCCCTGTCCCCCGTGGCACACTCAGGGTTGCTTGGCTGTGATTTCCCTGCCGGGcttgggagggggtgtgtgggagagGCACTCTGCCGTgtcctgcactcccagcccaggaGGTGCCATACGGGGCAGTGGGGCGCACTGGCCTGGCCCTGTGCCCTAGATCATTCTGGGTGGGGGTCAGCGGCCCTGGGAGAAAGTTCCAGAGACTTGGCTAAACATTGGATTTTCCTTCTTTAAATCTCAGAGGCAGGATCCGTCTCTCAGTGCTGGAGCTCCAGGGCAGCACGGGAGTTAGGGTGGGTTCCAACGTCCTTCCTGCCCTTAGCTGTGGCACCCCCGgcccagggcctgcctctgggcTCTCCCTGGACCCGGCCATGCTTTGTGCTATGGAGAGGGGTGGTGGTTGTCTCCAAGGGACCCTTGAATTACTCAGGGCAGCTCCTGGCGCTGCTGCTCCCAAGTAACCCTGCTCTGGTCTCCACAGGACACCGCAGGCCAGGAGAGGTACCGGACCATCACCACCGCCTACTACAGGGGAGCCATGGGCTTCATCCTGATGTACGACATCACCAACGAGGAGTCCTTCAATGCCGTGCAGGACTGGTGAGCAGGTGGCTCTGTGGGCACCAGGAAGGGAAAGTGACACCGAGCCTTGGCACTGCCATGCCAGCGTCTCATTAGCAGAGCCAATGaaccaggggagggggctgggagtgagggcaggAGCCTCTCCAGCGTGCtgggggagctgtgcagagccagctgGGACCCGGCAGCGTGGTCACTCAACAGGTGTCTAACTGTGCTTGTGCCAAGCCCCAGGCCCGAACACGCCAGCTGGACTGTGTCGCCGGGACCCCTCCCCCATGCCATGTCTCTGCATGCCCACGGACTGTGGTACCACTGGGAGCACTCCCTGCGCGTGGCAGCTCTGCGGACAGCACAGACTCTCTGCTGCCAGCTGGTCACCAGGTGCCCTCTGGGGCCTGCTCTGCTGCAGAGCCGTGCTCCTAAGGGGCTGCTGCCTTCTCAGAGCTTGCCAAGATGTTCGCCCACTTACAAtcctcccctgccctctgctAAGGAAATACCCTTGGCACCTGCACCCCTGCCTCCTCCTGGGGCTGCAGCTTGGACTCTGCACGGCTGCTGTTCGCCATCTCTCTGCTGCGGCCCCCACCCCATTTGAAGTGGGTGTTTCCTACCTCTGGGGAATTACATCTCTGCGGGGTGGGGCCGGGAGCCGGCCTGGCCTGCGATGCCCCCAGCTCCTGTTGCCCAGAGACAGGGCAAGGTTTGCTGCCTGGAGCTTCTCCCTTCCCTGTGCACTGCGGTTCCTGGCCTCTGCCCAGGTGTGAGGGGACAGGGGCTGCGTGGCTTGGTGCTTTCATGCCTGGCAGCTGTAATGCAGCCCACATGACTCGCCCCGCAGGGCAGTCCCCTGGCCTTGAGTTCTGTGCTGTCAGCAGCCTGGCTAATAACCTGCCCACGTGGCTGTGGCTGCGCCTGAGCCAAACTAAGTGCAGCCCTTGCAGAAATTCTGGGCCAggagcctcctcccccagcccacaaCAGCGAGACGAGCTCAGAGCCCCCAGGAACACTTCTGAACCAGGCCAGGAGAGCGGCACCGAGCTGGGCGCCAGGGTGCCCCAAGCTAGACCTAGGATCTGGGCTGGAACGTGTCCTGTTGGCACTGAGCCTTGCTGGCTGTTTGGGCCACCCGCTCCCTCCCCAATGCAAGAACGAAACAGCCCCCGAGTGTGTTCAGAGAGGGGCCAGTCAGTCTAGCATGGCCTGGTTCCCACTTCCCCAGGCTCTGCTTTCGGCCCTGGATCACTGGGAATCTCAGAAATTCACCCTAATGCTCtgcccccctcttccccaccccttgcCCAGGCCTGCTGTGTAGCTGGAGAGTCCCACCTACGTGCACAGCTCCTGGCCTTTAACCAAGCCTGTGCTGGGCTGATCCTGCAAGCCCGTTCCGTGCAACTCGTGCTGCTGGTGGCAAGCTGGCTGGCTCTGGCCGCTGGCGACGGGGTACCGAGCTCTCCCCCTAGGAGGCTGGTTCCCGGGTGGGCAGTGACCGAAATCCTTTCCTACCCACTGGCACTTGGTGCCCAGGTGCAGAGAGCAGGTGAGTGTTTTCAGCACAGTTGAGCGCAGCCCCCCAGGCGTGTCTGCCAAGAAGCTGAAGCCCTGGACACCCCAGCTGGGCCTGCTAGGGCCAGCTGCAGAGCGgagtgggagaggaagggaacACAGCTTGCCCTGCTGCTGTCTATTCTGTACTAGCTGTGCTGTGCCCAGGCTGCTACCAGCACTGGAGTTGAGCTTTTCCATCTCGGCTGTCCCCATtctctgctcctgctctctggtGCACTGACCACCAATGCATCGTGCTACTGGTTCCTAcagtaattttctctctctgccccaTATTTGCTACCTCTTTAGTCTCTTCCTGCTTTGCTGGTTTCTTCACATTCTCTGGCTGCAGCTGTGGTGGGTCTCTGTAGCTCTTGGACATGCCCTCTGGCAGTCCAGCTTTGATGGCTCCAGCTAAGAGGCTGAGGGGTGAAGGCCTCTTGCCGCTGGTCCAGAGAACCAGGCTCCAGTCTCTGGCTGGGATTTGGGACTCTTGGCCCAGAGTCTTTAAAGGTTATTGCTGTGCTCAGCTCTGCAATGCCtaattgatttaggagcctacattGCATTCACTGTCAGTGGGATTTGGGTTCCTAATGCCTAAAATGATTCAGGCACTTGCAGCACAGAGCACATTACCACTTTGGTGCCTTTAACAACCTGGGCCTTTGTCTATAACCAGCTGCCCACAGCCCTACTGTCTGAATATTGTGGTTATTTGTTCCCCTACTGCGGCTTTAAGGTCAACCCAGATCAAGACCTATTCCTGGGATAACGCACAGGTGTTGCTGGTGGGTAACAAGTGTGACATGGAGGACGAGCGAGTTGTGGCATCAGAGAGAGGGCGCCAGTTGGCAGAGCACCTGGGTAAGTACTGGTTACTGTGCAAGCACCCAGTCTAGGTAACGGGCTGACCCTGCAAGGTTCTGGCTGGCGACGCTCAAGCCCTGTTAGGACTTGGTCTTATGTGAGAGGGTTCCAGGCATTGCCAAGCTGTTGGAGCTTTGCGCTGCCTTGCACAAGAGCAACTCAGAAGCCAAGTTCTGGGCAAGGGAAGGTTCTTTGGCCAGTTGAGCAGCAGCATCTGCTGCCCCAAAAGGCATCTGGACTGAGAGATGGCAGTAATGGTGCCCTGCAGGTCTGGGAAGCATCTTTTAGAGGGCTGACAGGCATGGGGAAGATGGGTTGTGCTGCACTTGTATGGCAGGCACAGACCTGTAACCCTGCGAGGTGTGAGAGTGGGTGGGTGGTGTGGTTGTATGGT comes from Gopherus flavomarginatus isolate rGopFla2 chromosome 24, rGopFla2.mat.asm, whole genome shotgun sequence and encodes:
- the RAB3A gene encoding ras-related protein Rab-3A, coding for MASATDSRYGQKESSDQNFDYMFKILIIGNSSVGKTSFLFRYADDSFTPAFVSTVGIDFKVKTIYRNEKRIKLQIWDTAGQERYRTITTAYYRGAMGFILMYDITNEESFNAVQDWSTQIKTYSWDNAQVLLVGNKCDMEDERVVASERGRQLAEHLGFEFFEASAKDNINVKQTFERLVDIICEKMSESLDTADPAVTGVKPGPQLTDQQAPPHQDCAC